One segment of Ascidiaceihabitans donghaensis DNA contains the following:
- a CDS encoding microcin C ABC transporter permease YejB, with the protein MGAYIARRLLLVIPTLIGILLVNFVLTQFVPGGPVEQAIARAQGGGDVFGSFAGANNDAGVTEELNTASDSTYVGARGLPPEFIKELEAQFGFDKPAHERFFLMLWNYARFDFGESYFRSIEVIDLIKEKLPVSITLGLWSTLIAYAISIPLGIRKAVRDGSSFDTWTSGIIIAAYAVPAFLFAIILLVLFAGGSYYQIFPLRGLTSDNFDEMSALGKVADYFWHIALPVLASTIGAFATLTLLTKNSFLDEIKKLYVVTARAKGLSERQVLYGHVFRNAMLIVIAGFPAVFVSVFFGGSVIIETIFSLDGLGRLGYEAAVARDYPIVFGTLYIFGLMGLLVAILSDLMYVLVDPRIDFERREG; encoded by the coding sequence ATGGGCGCTTATATCGCGCGGCGGCTTTTGCTTGTCATACCGACGTTGATCGGGATTTTGCTTGTCAATTTTGTGCTGACGCAATTTGTGCCGGGTGGCCCGGTTGAACAGGCCATTGCGCGGGCGCAAGGGGGCGGCGATGTGTTTGGCAGCTTTGCGGGCGCCAACAACGATGCAGGCGTGACCGAAGAATTGAACACGGCGTCTGACAGCACCTATGTCGGGGCGCGTGGTCTGCCGCCAGAGTTCATCAAAGAACTGGAAGCGCAGTTCGGTTTCGATAAACCGGCGCATGAACGCTTTTTTCTGATGTTGTGGAACTATGCCCGCTTCGATTTCGGAGAAAGCTATTTCCGGTCGATAGAAGTGATCGACCTAATTAAAGAAAAGCTGCCCGTTTCGATCACCTTGGGCCTGTGGTCGACCCTGATTGCCTATGCTATTTCCATCCCCCTTGGCATTCGCAAAGCTGTCCGCGACGGTTCCAGCTTTGATACTTGGACCAGCGGCATAATCATTGCCGCCTATGCTGTGCCAGCCTTCTTGTTTGCCATCATTCTTTTGGTTCTATTTGCGGGCGGCAGTTACTATCAAATATTTCCGCTGCGGGGCCTGACCTCTGACAACTTCGACGAAATGTCGGCTTTGGGCAAAGTTGCGGACTATTTCTGGCACATCGCCTTGCCTGTTCTTGCGTCGACCATCGGGGCGTTTGCCACGCTGACATTGCTGACCAAAAACAGCTTTCTGGACGAGATCAAAAAACTGTATGTCGTCACCGCACGCGCCAAGGGATTAAGCGAACGGCAGGTGTTATATGGTCATGTTTTCCGCAACGCCATGTTGATTGTGATCGCAGGTTTTCCAGCCGTGTTTGTGTCTGTATTCTTTGGTGGATCGGTCATTATTGAAACCATCTTTTCCTTGGACGGGTTGGGGCGCTTGGGCTACGAGGCTGCTGTGGCGCGGGACTACCCCATTGTGTTTGGCACGCTCTATATCTTTGGCCTGATGGGGCTGCTGGTCGCCATTCTGTCTGATCTGATGTACGTCTTGGTGGACCCACGCATCGATTTTGAACGGAGGGAAGGCTGA
- a CDS encoding ABC transporter permease, with protein MALSPLNARRWSNFKKNKRAYWSLWIFSVLFVLSLGAEFLANDKPLLVQYRGAYYTPVFNFYAETEFGSDFETEADYKEIEVECLIVSGGLEDCFDDPEGVAKDAADGEVNGEPIEKGWMIWPLVPYSFNTEVDRPGAAPLPPNSQNWLGTDGTKRDVTARIIHGFRLSILFTLIVTGVATVIGVIAGAIQGFFGGLTDLIFQRVIEIWSGIPSLYVIILMFAIMGRSFWLLVFLLILFSWTGLVGVVRAEFLRARNLEYVRAARALGVSNTTIMFRHMLPNAMVATLTMLPFIITGTISTLAVLDFLGFGLPSSAPSLGELTLQAKQNLQAPWLAFTAFSVFAVMLSLLIFIFEGIRDAFDPRKTFS; from the coding sequence ATGGCTTTGTCCCCCCTGAACGCGCGGCGTTGGTCGAATTTCAAAAAGAACAAACGGGCCTATTGGTCGCTTTGGATTTTCAGTGTGCTGTTTGTTCTGTCGCTGGGGGCGGAGTTTCTGGCCAACGACAAGCCGCTTTTGGTGCAATATCGGGGTGCGTATTACACGCCGGTGTTCAATTTCTATGCCGAGACCGAGTTTGGAAGCGACTTTGAAACCGAAGCCGACTACAAAGAAATCGAAGTGGAATGCTTGATTGTGTCGGGCGGGTTGGAAGACTGCTTTGACGACCCTGAAGGCGTTGCAAAAGACGCGGCAGACGGCGAAGTGAACGGTGAGCCCATCGAAAAAGGCTGGATGATCTGGCCGCTTGTCCCTTACAGTTTCAATACCGAAGTGGACCGGCCGGGTGCGGCCCCGTTGCCCCCCAACAGCCAGAACTGGCTGGGCACAGACGGGACCAAACGCGATGTCACCGCGCGGATCATCCACGGGTTTCGGTTGTCAATTTTGTTCACGCTTATCGTGACCGGGGTGGCGACAGTCATTGGTGTTATCGCGGGGGCAATTCAGGGGTTTTTTGGCGGTTTGACCGATTTGATCTTTCAACGCGTCATCGAAATTTGGTCCGGCATTCCGTCGTTGTATGTCATCATTTTGATGTTTGCGATTATGGGGCGTAGTTTCTGGCTGCTTGTGTTCTTGCTGATCCTGTTTTCATGGACTGGGCTTGTGGGGGTCGTGCGTGCCGAGTTTTTGCGGGCGCGCAATCTGGAATATGTGCGGGCGGCGCGTGCCTTGGGCGTTTCCAATACGACGATCATGTTCCGGCATATGCTGCCCAATGCCATGGTCGCCACGTTGACGATGCTTCCCTTCATTATCACAGGCACCATTTCCACGCTGGCTGTCCTTGATTTTCTCGGCTTTGGTTTGCCCAGTTCTGCCCCGTCTTTGGGCGAGCTTACGTTGCAGGCAAAACAAAACCTGCAAGCCCCATGGCTGGCCTTTACCGCGTTTTCGGTGTTTGCCGTCATGTTGTCGCTGCTGATCTTCATTTTTGAAGGCATCCGCGATGCGTTTGACCCCAGAAAGACCTTCTCATGA
- a CDS encoding ABC transporter ATP-binding protein: MSALLQVKDLKVGFRQDGKLTQAVKGVSFDVHRGEVVALVGESGSGKSVSALSTVSLLGDSAEVSGSVTYDGQEMIGADDRLLRKVRGNDISFIFQEPMTSLNPLHTIEKQLTESIALHQGIIGPDARARVLDMLDKVGIRDAESRLGSYPHQLSGGQRQRVMIAMALSNKPDILIADEPTTALDVTIQAQILELLADLKDEEGMGLLFITHDLGIVRRIADRVCVMQHGEIVETGPTKDIFDNPQHPYTKKLLGAEPSGAPAPVPADAPVIAETQNLKVWFPIHKGFLRRVAGHVKAVNDASMTVKAGETLGIVGESGSGKTTMALAIMRLISSKGLISYMGQDIRAWSTKELRKLRKDMQIVFQDPFGSLSPRMTCAQIISEGLAIHNVDPDRAERELVTEVMQEVGLDPATMDRYPHEFSGGQRQRIAIARAMVLRPKLLVLDEPTSALDMTVQVQIVDLLRNLQEKYGLAYLFISHDLKVVRAMSHKVMVMKQGDVVEQGVANDLFENPQTDYTRQLLQASH; encoded by the coding sequence ATGAGTGCTTTGTTGCAGGTGAAAGACCTGAAAGTCGGCTTCCGTCAGGATGGCAAACTGACCCAAGCCGTCAAAGGCGTTAGCTTTGATGTGCACCGGGGCGAAGTGGTGGCTTTGGTTGGTGAATCCGGATCGGGCAAATCGGTGTCCGCATTGTCCACGGTGTCATTGCTGGGCGACAGCGCCGAGGTGTCGGGGTCGGTCACCTATGACGGTCAGGAAATGATCGGGGCGGATGACCGTTTGTTGCGCAAGGTGCGTGGCAACGACATCAGCTTTATCTTTCAAGAACCGATGACGTCGCTGAACCCGTTGCACACCATTGAAAAACAGCTGACCGAAAGCATTGCTTTGCATCAGGGTATCATCGGACCCGATGCGCGGGCGCGGGTTCTGGATATGCTGGACAAAGTGGGTATTCGTGACGCAGAAAGCCGCCTTGGCAGTTACCCTCACCAATTGTCTGGCGGTCAACGGCAACGCGTTATGATTGCGATGGCTCTATCGAACAAACCCGACATCCTGATTGCGGACGAACCCACCACCGCGTTGGATGTGACCATTCAGGCGCAAATTCTTGAGCTGTTGGCGGACCTCAAAGACGAAGAGGGCATGGGGCTTTTGTTCATCACCCATGATCTGGGTATCGTGCGCCGCATCGCGGACCGCGTGTGCGTGATGCAGCACGGTGAAATCGTGGAAACGGGGCCAACAAAAGACATCTTCGACAATCCCCAACATCCCTACACCAAAAAGCTGTTGGGGGCGGAGCCATCGGGGGCGCCAGCGCCGGTCCCTGCCGACGCGCCGGTCATCGCCGAAACCCAGAACCTGAAAGTCTGGTTCCCCATTCACAAAGGGTTCCTGCGCCGTGTTGCGGGTCACGTCAAGGCGGTGAACGACGCCAGCATGACCGTCAAGGCTGGCGAGACCCTTGGTATTGTGGGCGAATCCGGTTCGGGCAAAACCACAATGGCACTGGCCATCATGCGGCTGATCTCGTCCAAGGGACTGATCAGTTACATGGGGCAAGATATTCGCGCCTGGTCCACCAAGGAATTGCGCAAGCTGCGCAAGGACATGCAGATCGTGTTTCAGGACCCCTTTGGCAGTTTGAGCCCCCGCATGACCTGCGCCCAGATTATTTCCGAGGGGCTGGCGATTCACAATGTTGACCCCGACAGGGCAGAACGGGAGCTGGTCACAGAAGTGATGCAAGAGGTTGGCTTAGATCCGGCCACAATGGACCGCTACCCGCACGAGTTTTCAGGCGGGCAAAGGCAACGGATTGCAATTGCGCGGGCGATGGTGCTGCGTCCCAAGTTGCTTGTGCTGGATGAACCAACATCGGCGCTGGATATGACCGTGCAGGTGCAAATCGTGGATTTGCTACGGAACTTGCAGGAAAAATATGGGCTGGCCTATTTGTTCATCAGCCACGATCTGAAAGTTGTGCGTGCCATGTCGCACAAGGTGATGGTGATGAAGCAAGGCGATGTTGTGGAACAGGGCGTCGCAAATGACCTGTTTGAAAACCCGCAGACCGATTACACACGGCAACTGCTGCAGGCCTCACATTAA
- the hemN gene encoding oxygen-independent coproporphyrinogen III oxidase → MEKRTEFSKLGLFDAHVPRYTSYPTAPHFSGDVGPDTFSHWVQAVPENGQVSLYLHIPFCRRLCWFCACRTQGTQSGAPVRGYLDTLKVEIDMLAAQLAPGITLSRMHWGGGTPTLLTSEMITELADHVAAVLPFGPNAEFSVEIDPGEIDQPRVDALAAAGMTRGSIGVQDFDPAIQKTIGRIQSYETTARAVDMLRAVGVTSLNTDILFGLPGQDREKITQSVQKLLSLGPDRVALYGYAHVPWMARRQTMIPTDLLPKPEERLRLFETAARLFEWDGYDAIGIDHFARKDDGLAIARRNGTLRRNFQGYTDDTSDTLIGLGASSISKFPQGYAQNAPVTSAYAGLVRGGGMATVKGHALTQEDLLRGRLIERLMCDFKASAAQFPGHEDHVSSILRKVANAFEGAVKFDGNTLKIPADAAPLTRLIARAVDAYHMDRKGHASAI, encoded by the coding sequence ATGGAAAAGCGAACCGAATTCTCGAAACTGGGTCTTTTTGACGCTCATGTGCCACGGTACACGAGCTACCCGACAGCGCCGCATTTTTCTGGCGATGTCGGACCGGATACATTCAGCCATTGGGTGCAGGCCGTGCCCGAAAATGGGCAAGTGTCATTGTATCTGCACATCCCCTTTTGTCGCCGGCTGTGCTGGTTTTGCGCCTGCCGCACACAAGGCACCCAAAGCGGTGCACCAGTGCGTGGATATCTGGATACGCTCAAGGTGGAAATCGACATGCTTGCCGCACAATTGGCGCCTGGGATAACCTTGTCACGCATGCACTGGGGCGGTGGCACGCCTACTTTGCTCACGTCCGAGATGATCACGGAACTGGCGGATCATGTCGCGGCAGTCTTGCCATTTGGTCCAAACGCCGAGTTTTCGGTCGAAATTGACCCCGGCGAAATAGATCAGCCCCGTGTGGATGCGTTAGCAGCCGCAGGTATGACCCGTGGATCAATCGGCGTTCAGGATTTTGACCCAGCCATTCAAAAGACTATCGGACGCATCCAAAGCTATGAAACAACCGCCCGCGCCGTTGACATGTTGCGGGCCGTCGGGGTGACCAGTCTGAACACAGACATTCTGTTTGGGCTGCCCGGTCAGGACCGTGAAAAAATCACTCAATCCGTGCAAAAGTTGCTGTCGCTTGGTCCCGATCGCGTGGCGCTTTATGGCTATGCCCATGTCCCTTGGATGGCGCGGCGTCAAACCATGATCCCCACGGATCTACTGCCAAAACCCGAAGAACGTTTGCGCCTGTTTGAAACCGCAGCGCGATTGTTCGAATGGGATGGCTACGATGCAATCGGCATTGACCACTTTGCGCGCAAAGACGACGGCTTGGCCATTGCCCGGCGCAACGGCACCCTGCGTCGCAATTTTCAAGGCTACACAGACGATACCAGTGACACGCTGATTGGTCTGGGCGCGTCTTCCATTTCAAAGTTCCCGCAAGGCTATGCCCAAAACGCACCTGTGACGTCAGCTTATGCAGGTTTGGTACGTGGTGGCGGTATGGCAACCGTCAAAGGACATGCCCTGACCCAAGAGGATCTGTTGCGCGGACGGCTGATTGAACGGCTTATGTGCGATTTCAAGGCATCCGCCGCGCAGTTTCCTGGACACGAAGATCACGTGTCCTCGATTTTGCGCAAAGTCGCAAACGCGTTTGAAGGCGCTGTCAAATTTGATGGAAACACGCTAAAAATTCCGGCTGATGCTGCCCCGCTGACCCGCTTGATTGCACGTGCGGTAGACGCCTATCACATGGACCGCAAAGGTCACGCATCAGCGATCTGA
- the fnrL gene encoding transcriptional regulator FnrL: MTVSLASINQDCVDCPIRHRAVCARCDSEELERLEEIKYYRSFEAGQTVVWSGDKMDFVASVVSGVASLTQTMEDGRRQMVGLLLPSDFVGRPGRDHAHYDVVATTDLVMCCFRKRPFERLVDETPHIAGRLLQMTLDELDAAREWMLVLGRKTAREKIASLLAIIVRRDASLHFGEAKSEVTIDLPLTREAMSDYLGLTLETVSRQMSALKRDGVIVLDGKRKVVVPDVDRLMEEAGDDSDGGVLS, translated from the coding sequence ATGACTGTCTCTCTCGCTTCTATCAACCAAGACTGCGTTGATTGCCCTATCCGGCATCGCGCTGTGTGCGCACGGTGCGATTCTGAGGAATTGGAACGGCTTGAAGAAATAAAGTACTATCGGTCCTTTGAAGCGGGCCAGACGGTTGTCTGGTCTGGTGACAAAATGGATTTTGTGGCGTCTGTTGTGTCGGGCGTCGCCAGCTTGACCCAGACTATGGAAGATGGCCGCCGCCAAATGGTGGGCTTGCTGTTGCCGTCTGATTTTGTGGGGCGTCCGGGCCGCGATCATGCGCATTACGATGTCGTGGCCACTACCGATCTGGTTATGTGTTGTTTTCGCAAACGCCCCTTTGAACGCTTGGTCGATGAAACCCCCCATATTGCGGGACGTCTGTTGCAAATGACGTTGGATGAATTGGACGCAGCGCGTGAATGGATGCTGGTTCTGGGGCGCAAAACGGCGCGTGAAAAGATTGCATCCTTGTTGGCGATTATCGTCAGGCGCGATGCGTCTTTGCACTTTGGTGAGGCCAAAAGCGAAGTCACAATAGACCTGCCTCTGACCCGTGAAGCGATGTCTGACTATTTGGGCCTGACGCTTGAAACGGTGAGTCGTCAGATGTCTGCCCTGAAACGCGACGGTGTTATTGTCCTGGATGGCAAGCGCAAGGTCGTTGTGCCCGATGTCGATCGGTTGATGGAAGAAGCCGGCGACGACAGCGATGGCGGTGTTCTAAGCTGA
- a CDS encoding ABC transporter transmembrane domain-containing protein, which translates to MRAMPASVYRYIFRYSKARQAVVIALTLMLLPLAPIPLELQRRMLDDAVANKDLDLLVWLGSLYVGALVLSAGLKLAMRVQRELISAKIVHTLRRSVFYCIYTITPPAKIKASAAGEDVVDEGAVVSMLSSEVEKLGGFAGAAISGPLLQIGTLITVLGYMFYIEPLVATIALALYSPQFIIVPIFQARMNRLAAKKALKTRALGNFIVDNAEVELLQQEPPVAFTTLTDTILQIRTKFLMTKNVMKTINNLLIALGPFGVIAYGGYLAINDQIEVGVILAFVSGLERLGGPIRELIGSYSAITDARMRYGILLSSFPSHIDADDPVPMPPMIGAQLD; encoded by the coding sequence ATGCGTGCTATGCCTGCTTCTGTTTATCGCTACATTTTTCGCTATTCCAAAGCCCGACAAGCCGTCGTGATTGCACTGACATTAATGCTATTGCCGTTGGCACCAATTCCGCTGGAATTGCAACGCAGGATGCTGGACGACGCCGTGGCCAACAAAGACCTTGATCTGTTGGTTTGGTTGGGGTCGCTCTATGTGGGCGCCTTGGTTCTGTCTGCGGGCCTGAAGCTGGCAATGCGTGTGCAACGTGAACTGATCTCTGCCAAGATTGTGCACACTTTGCGCCGGTCGGTTTTTTACTGCATTTACACCATAACGCCGCCTGCCAAAATCAAGGCCAGTGCAGCGGGCGAAGACGTTGTGGACGAAGGGGCCGTGGTGTCCATGTTGTCGTCAGAAGTCGAAAAGCTTGGCGGATTCGCGGGGGCCGCGATTTCGGGTCCGTTGTTGCAGATTGGCACATTGATCACCGTGCTGGGCTACATGTTCTACATCGAGCCGCTGGTGGCCACGATTGCTTTGGCATTGTATTCGCCGCAATTCATCATCGTGCCGATTTTTCAGGCCCGCATGAACCGGCTCGCGGCGAAGAAGGCGTTAAAGACACGCGCCTTAGGGAACTTTATCGTCGACAATGCCGAAGTCGAACTTTTGCAACAAGAGCCGCCCGTAGCCTTTACCACGCTGACGGACACGATCTTGCAAATTCGCACCAAATTCTTGATGACCAAAAACGTGATGAAGACAATCAACAACCTGCTGATCGCTCTGGGACCGTTTGGGGTCATCGCATACGGGGGATATCTTGCGATCAATGACCAGATTGAAGTGGGTGTCATTCTGGCGTTTGTGTCCGGGCTGGAACGGCTGGGCGGACCAATCCGCGAGCTTATCGGCAGCTATAGTGCCATCACGGACGCCCGGATGCGCTATGGTATTTTGCTAAGCAGTTTTCCGTCCCACATTGATGCGGATGATCCTGTGCCTATGCCGCCTATGATCGGTGCACAGCTGGATTGA
- a CDS encoding formylglycine-generating enzyme family protein, translated as MRHSLFALFLLCTAPVFAQDKPWPDILVDPSAKLHPAADLILPMACGGGMAFQRVNVPVNVESPLADRPFRMGQSDATTAFSDYLKPTYLRGAFDDVQAGVSYYYIARYEMNEAQYRAIKGECDGPFKPIESRAKGGLTWYEAVDLSRSYTEWLMQNARDTLPSQGDRTGFLRLPTEPEWEYAARGGAKADGSTFAARRFFSEGSLGDYAAYLAPGSGSKGLTVMGGRRKPNPIGLLDVYGNAEELMLEPFRLNAIGRTHGQPGGLVTRGGSVDLEDAQIYTAKRSEYPLFSSLSGQALAGEFFGLRMVLTAVVVSEDRYEKIRENWAAEADRPADAQADPLAALSALLDEEVDPRRREALSGLQLEFRVAREAAAESLFQAAKSTLLSGAAFVETINEGDREIDRLTRDSLALRDTIQLMSGTQRAEMMQTLVLNVDRLTGLRESLDTYLLSYRATLETLVSDVDQEVRERAYTSLAQDLAQAEQTQLLTMLNRFWSDLLVYVQRPDMGKGDLLQVAID; from the coding sequence ATGCGCCACAGTCTTTTCGCTTTGTTTTTACTATGTACGGCCCCTGTGTTTGCCCAAGACAAACCATGGCCGGATATTCTGGTTGACCCATCTGCCAAATTGCACCCCGCTGCAGATTTGATCCTGCCGATGGCCTGCGGTGGTGGAATGGCGTTTCAGCGCGTCAATGTTCCGGTGAATGTGGAAAGCCCGTTGGCGGACCGTCCTTTTCGTATGGGACAGTCGGATGCGACAACGGCTTTCTCTGACTATTTGAAGCCGACGTATCTGCGCGGGGCCTTCGATGATGTGCAGGCCGGTGTCAGCTATTACTACATTGCACGCTACGAGATGAACGAGGCCCAATACCGCGCTATCAAAGGTGAGTGTGATGGCCCGTTCAAGCCGATTGAATCGCGCGCCAAAGGCGGGCTGACATGGTACGAGGCCGTTGATCTATCGCGCAGCTACACCGAATGGTTGATGCAAAACGCCCGTGACACCCTGCCAAGCCAAGGGGATCGCACGGGCTTTTTGCGCCTGCCCACGGAACCCGAATGGGAATATGCTGCGCGCGGCGGGGCCAAGGCTGATGGGTCAACTTTTGCGGCGCGCAGGTTCTTTTCCGAGGGCAGCTTAGGCGATTACGCCGCCTATCTTGCGCCGGGTAGCGGCAGCAAAGGGCTGACCGTTATGGGCGGGCGTCGCAAGCCGAACCCCATCGGGCTTTTGGATGTATACGGCAACGCCGAAGAATTGATGTTGGAGCCTTTCCGCCTGAATGCCATCGGGCGCACCCATGGGCAGCCGGGCGGTTTGGTGACGCGCGGCGGATCGGTCGACTTGGAAGATGCGCAAATTTACACGGCCAAACGCAGTGAATACCCCTTGTTCAGCAGTCTTTCAGGGCAGGCGCTGGCCGGTGAATTTTTCGGATTGCGCATGGTTTTGACGGCCGTTGTGGTGTCCGAGGACCGATACGAGAAAATCCGCGAAAACTGGGCAGCAGAAGCGGACAGACCCGCGGATGCTCAGGCGGACCCGTTGGCCGCCTTGTCAGCCCTTTTGGATGAAGAAGTCGATCCGAGACGCCGCGAGGCCCTAAGCGGGTTACAACTTGAATTCCGGGTCGCGCGTGAAGCGGCCGCAGAGTCCCTGTTTCAAGCGGCCAAGTCCACGCTGTTAAGTGGCGCGGCATTTGTCGAAACGATCAATGAAGGCGATCGTGAAATTGACCGTTTGACCCGTGACAGTCTGGCGTTGCGTGACACAATTCAACTGATGTCGGGCACACAACGTGCCGAAATGATGCAAACACTGGTGTTGAACGTGGACCGCTTGACGGGGTTGCGCGAAAGCCTAGACACCTATCTTTTGTCGTACCGGGCGACATTGGAAACCCTTGTATCGGATGTCGATCAGGAGGTGCGGGAGCGGGCCTATACAAGTCTGGCACAGGATCTTGCGCAAGCCGAACAAACCCAATTGCTGACTATGTTGAACCGATTCTGGAGCGACCTGTTGGTCTATGTCCAGCGACCGGACATGGGCAAAGGCGATTTGCTGCAAGTGGCTATAGATTAG
- a CDS encoding peptidoglycan-binding domain-containing protein, whose protein sequence is MTRQFMAKTVGGAMIAAFAFTSTAEQASADLKDAIIGGIVVCGLTKCGQKKRSSGSRKTYKAPRKSGISSAQRQQNRDVQSSLNAFGFPVGTVDGSLGKRSRAAIRDYQGYMGYPSTGQLTDFERQTLVNGWQKFNAGAGNAYPRTMAALGPRGLLKIERDPNFAAQYGDNTGQAYAGNNTGQNGFNNNTGQNGYNANTGQAGFSNTAQTQNGAVQQPIQPLPKANQAGQVVGGAIPKLKPLQPIGKVAVSAASRCELVDQTTRIQGFIQASNMTDSNQALSEKFCEARGYAITQGGSVASQFQVSETELTSLCEQIQGGYAGVLATLPTAQEAQVVASSRSTAAQLGLTDPATTAAYGQICIGIGYRLDNEEMALSGALAMLAAGQAPYGEIVGHHLREGFGVAATPAAAAPWYRSAMGALEQGATPAFVPSTTAERVQVIRAALQLDQQRASGAGNGLPKLIPTAARLPALTVTKP, encoded by the coding sequence ATGACGCGTCAGTTTATGGCCAAGACGGTAGGTGGTGCGATGATCGCAGCATTTGCATTCACTTCCACCGCAGAGCAGGCTTCGGCCGACCTGAAAGACGCAATCATCGGCGGTATTGTGGTTTGTGGTTTGACCAAATGTGGTCAGAAAAAAAGATCTTCTGGCAGCCGCAAGACATACAAAGCCCCACGTAAATCAGGCATCAGTTCCGCACAGCGGCAACAAAACCGCGATGTTCAAAGCTCATTGAACGCGTTTGGCTTTCCAGTTGGTACAGTTGACGGATCGTTGGGCAAGCGCAGCCGCGCCGCCATTCGTGACTATCAAGGGTACATGGGCTACCCCAGCACAGGCCAATTGACCGACTTTGAACGCCAGACATTGGTGAACGGTTGGCAGAAATTCAATGCTGGTGCAGGCAACGCCTATCCGCGAACAATGGCCGCCTTGGGCCCGCGCGGTTTGTTGAAGATTGAACGCGACCCGAATTTTGCAGCGCAATATGGCGACAACACGGGCCAAGCCTATGCAGGCAACAACACGGGCCAGAACGGCTTTAACAACAACACGGGCCAGAATGGCTACAACGCCAACACAGGCCAAGCAGGGTTCAGCAACACCGCCCAGACCCAGAACGGTGCCGTTCAACAGCCTATCCAGCCTTTGCCAAAAGCCAATCAGGCTGGCCAAGTCGTGGGGGGTGCCATTCCAAAGCTGAAGCCACTGCAACCAATCGGAAAAGTGGCTGTCTCAGCGGCTTCACGGTGTGAATTGGTGGATCAAACGACCCGTATTCAGGGCTTTATCCAAGCGTCGAATATGACGGATTCCAATCAAGCCCTTAGCGAAAAATTCTGCGAAGCGCGTGGCTATGCCATCACGCAAGGTGGGTCAGTCGCGTCTCAGTTCCAAGTGTCAGAGACCGAATTGACAAGCCTGTGTGAACAGATCCAGGGCGGTTACGCTGGTGTCTTGGCGACGTTGCCCACAGCGCAAGAAGCGCAAGTGGTTGCATCTTCGCGGTCGACAGCAGCGCAGCTGGGATTGACTGATCCGGCGACCACCGCTGCATATGGCCAGATCTGCATCGGCATCGGATACCGTCTGGACAACGAAGAAATGGCTTTGTCCGGTGCGTTGGCGATGCTGGCAGCGGGGCAAGCGCCATATGGTGAAATTGTCGGACACCACCTGCGTGAAGGGTTTGGCGTTGCAGCGACGCCAGCGGCTGCAGCACCTTGGTATCGCAGCGCTATGGGTGCGCTGGAACAAGGTGCAACACCTGCCTTTGTTCCAAGCACGACGGCAGAGCGGGTGCAAGTCATCCGTGCGGCGCTGCAACTGGACCAGCAACGCGCCAGCGGTGCTGGCAACGGTTTGCCAAAGCTGATCCCGACAGCGGCACGTTTGCCTGCTTTGACGGTGACAAAACCCTAA